The genomic window ATAGATTCTTCGCGTAAACTCCGCGCCCATTGTCAATAAAGTTTTTGTAGCGCCCTGCCTCCCCAAAGTGCGAGCCAGCGTGTTAGGAATATCGGAGTAAAATAGCTATGTACGCTGTTTTTCAAAGTGGTGGTAAACAACACCGTGTAGCCCCAGGCCACACAGTTCGTTTAGAGAAATTAGAAGTTGCAACTGGTTCAACTGTTGAATTCGATCAAGTTTTATTGATCGCTGACGGTGAAACTGTGCACGTTGGTGCTCCTTTAGTAGCTGGCGGTAAAGTCGTTGCTGAAGTAGTAAGTCATGGTCGTGGCGAGAAAGTAACTATCGTTAAGTTCCGTCGTCGTAAGCACCACGACAAGAAGATGGGCCACCGTCAGTGGTTCACTGAAGTTAAAATTACTGCTATCAACGCATAATAGGAGTCTAACTCATGGCACATAAAAAAGCTGGCGGTTCTACTCGTAACGGCCGCGATTCAGAAAGTAAACGTCTAGGTGTTAAGCGCTTTGGCGGTGAATCAGTTCTAGCTGGTAACATTATCGTTCGTCAACGTGGTACTAAATTCCACGCTGGTGTAAACGTGGGTATTGGTCGTGACCACACTCTGTTTGCTCTGACCGACGGTAAAGTGAAATTCGAAGTTAAAGGTCCTAATAACCGTAAGTTTATTAGCATCGAAGCTTAATTTTCGAACCTAGCTTATACTGTTAAAGCCCCGCCATTGGTGGGGCTTTCTGTTTTTTATGCTTCTATTTACACTGCATCAATGGTGAATTTGGTAAATCATTACCGGATTGAGGGTGTTGGCAGGTAAGATTGGGAGCAAAGTATCTCGAGTTTTTTGGCGACCGATGAAGTTAGACGGTATAATTCCCTCATTCAGCGATGCCAGGAGTAAGTATGAAGTTTGTCGATGAGGCAGTAATTAGGGTCGAAGCGGGCGACGGCGGTAGCGGTTGCGTAAGTTTTCGACGCGAAAAATATGTACCTGATGGTGGTCCTGATGGTGGTGACGGTGGTGATGGCGGCAGTGTTTATCTGCAGGCCGATGAAAACTTCAACACCTTAATCGAATTCCGCTTCGAACGTTTTCACATGGCTGAGCGCGGTGAAAATGGTCGAGGCCGTGATTGTACTGGTCACAGCGGTAAAGATCTGATCTTAAAGGTCCCTGTGGGAACCCGTGCCATTGACCATGATACTGAGGAAGTGCTCGGTGATTTGACCACCCATGGCCAAAAACTCTTAGTGGCTAAGGGCGGTTTCCATGGTTTAGGTAATACTCGTTTTAAGAGCAGTACCAACCGTGCCCCGCGGCAAAAGACCTTAGGTACACCCGGCGAGGTCCGTAGCTTAAAGCTTGAGCTATTACTGCTTGCCGATGTGGGCTTGCTCGGTATGCCTAATGCGGGTAAATCGACCTTTATTCGTGCCGTGTCCCGTGCTACGCCTAAAGTTGCCGATTATCCCTTCACGACTTTGGTCCCCAATTTAGGTGTGGTCAATCCGCGTCCTGGCCAGAGTTTTGTGATTGCCGATATTCCCGGTCTTATCGAAGGTGCGGCCGAAGGTGCGGGTTTAGGTATTCGCTTCTTAAAGCATCTTGAGCGTTGCCGCATTTTACTGCATATCATTGATATTGAACCCATCGATGGAACCGATCCGGTTGAATCGGCGCGTGCCATTGTGGGTGAGCTTGAAAAGTACTCCCCTAAATTGGCGAGTAAACCGCGTTGGTTGGTCTTTAACAAAACCGATCTGCTGCTCGAAGAAGAGCTGCAAGAGAAGGTTGAGCGCATCGTTAAAGAGCTAGAGTGGGAAGGCGATGTTTATACTATCTCTGCCTATAACCGCGAAGGCACCAAAGAGCTAGCCTTGAAGTTACTGGATTATATTATGAGTCTTCCACCTGAAGACAATGAAGTTAATCCTGACGATGAAGTCGAGTTCAAGTGGGATAATTATCATCAAGCCAATCTTGATTCCATTAATGAAGATTATGATGATGATTTCGATGACGACTTTGATGATGACGACTACGATGTAGAAGTGATCTACCAAAGATAATACTCATGTCTTAGTTTTGAGAACGCCGTGTACGCTGATACTCAAAATGATATTACTCGGCAGGTTGTGCGCGTAGCACAACTGTTACTGGCCTACGGTGCAGAATCTGATTTAGTTGAAGAAATCAGTCAGCGCCTAGGTCAGGCTTTGGGCCTTGCCAGCGTTGAGCTTTCCATTTCTTCAAATTCCCTTGTGTTAACCAGTTTGGTTCACGGTCGTTGCATCACAACAACCCGGCGTATTCGTGAGCATGGTATTAACATGACTATAGTCTGTGAATTGCAACGCATCTGCTTATTGGCCGAAAAGGGCTTATATGGGCCGAATGAGGTCCGTAAGCGTCTTGCCCGCATTGAGCCTAAAACTTACCCTCCATTGCTCGTCATCGTTATGATAGGTTTATCCTGTGCGAGCTTTTGTCACCTATTTGGCGGTGATATCGCGGCAAGTGTGATCACTTTTTTTGCCTCGGCAGTCGGGATGTCGGTTCGTCTCGCGATTGCTAAACGTCACTTTAATTTACTGGTCAACTTTGCGGTCACCGCTTTTGTGACAAGTTTAATTGCTCAAACTGGGTATCTGTTTTCCCTAAGCGAAACTCCGCAGTCCGCCATGGCCGCCAGTGTGTTGATGCTAGTGCCGGGTTTTCCGATGATTAATGCGATTTCGGATATGGTGAAAGGGCATATGAACGTAGGTATCTCCCGCTGGGGGCACGCGACCTTGCTGACGGTTTCATCCGTGATTGGCATTACCATTGCGATGCAACTTGGCGGGATTTTTCTATGATGGAATTGTTGACGATACTGCTCCATGACGCTTTCTTTTCCGCTATTCCGGCCGTGGGTTTTGCCATGGTTTTTAATGTGCCCAAGCGTTTTTTACCCTACTGTGCCTTAGCCGGAGCGATAGGACACAGCTCGCGTACCTTAATGCTGCAATTTGGTCTGCCTATTGAGTGGGCAACCTTTGCGGCTGCGGCGATCATAGGCACTATCACTATCGGATTTGCAAAGCGTCATCTGGCCCCCCCTTTGATGTACGCTGTCGCGGCCATTATTCCAATGATCCCTGGTACTTACGCCTTTAATACTGTGATTGCCTTAGTGCAGTTGACGGCCCAGTCGCAGGTGAGTCAAGAGTTGACGGGGCAAGTGATCAGTAATGGTTTAAAAACTGTCTTTATTTTGGGTGCTTTATCGGTTGGGCTCGCGTTGCCGAGTTTGCTGTATTTTAGGACCCGTCCCGTTATTCAATAATTCTAATATCCCCACAACACAGGAGTGAGCATGCGCATTGCTATGATAGCCGCGATGGCAAACAATCGAGTCATTGGAAAAAACAATAAAATGCCATGGCATCTTCCAGAAGATTTGCGCCACTTTAAAGCAATGACCTTAGGCAAACCCGTGGTGATGGGGCGCAAAACCTTTGAATCCATAGGTAGACCCCTTCCTGGACGACATAACATAGTGATTTCGCGTCAAGTTGACCTCGTGATTGAAGGGGTCACTTGTGTGACGTCCTTCGAGGCGGCAAAGCAAGCTGCAGGTGATTGTGAAGAATTAGTTGTGATCGGCGGTGGACAGCTCTATGCCGAAGTGTTGCCCCAGGCTGATATCCTCTACTTAACTCAAATTGACTTAGAGGTTGAAGGCGATACCTATTTCCCTGAATGGAATGAGGAGCATTGGCAGGAAACGGAATCCTTATCGAGTATAAATGCCGATGGGCTGGAATATCGCTTTATCAATTTGACAAAAAAATGTTAAATTAGCTGCTCTGTTGTGTACCCTGTGCGTATGGATTGTCAATATGTCTAAGGTATTAGATGTTGTTGGGCATTGAGTATCGGTAAAACCGGAATAACTGAACTGGGTTATCTAGGTTAAGCGCCAAATACTAATACCAACGAGACTAATATCCGTTAGATATCTATGTAGACCATACAAAATTGATAACAAAATTATAAGAAAGTATTTAAGGAGTATCGGATGCGTCTTATGCCTGTAGCCTTGGCTGCACTCATCGGTTTTAGCTATGTTTCTGTTCCAGCAACGGCAAAAGCCGCTGAAGCTGATCCCTTAGTCGCCAGTATCTGCGACTATGTAAAAGCGAACGATAAAAACCGTTTACGTAAAAAGTTAAAAGAAAGCCGCGTAAAATTACGTCAGATTTATAGCGGTATCAGCTGTGATGGTCAGAGCCTGTTGCGTACAGCCTATGGCGCGAATGCAAACGATGCCGGTGAGTTTGTGGCGAAGCGTCTGTCGGTTACTGAACTGAGTGTTCCCGAAGCGGACGGTATGACGATTCAAGCCTGGGCAGAGGGTAATGGCCATGGCGCTAGCCCAATCACTGCGGCTATTAAAGAACGTTTAGGTGCCGCTGCGGGTGGCGAAGAAGAATAATCGCTATCCCTGCGAATAGACAAGCCATCGATATCTTTACCCGGTTATTGGCCTGTTAAAACCATCTTAATTAAATGCCGAATCTTTATTCGGCATTTTTATGTCTGAAAAACACACAAAGGTCTGGTGTTCGGTAATGCGAGTGGCTAAAGAAGAAGGGCCGCATCGCGGCCCTTCTTTGATAGTAGTGGTTAGACTCTAAACTCACCGACTGAGGCTTGCAGCTCTTCGGCTAATTTGGCGACCTGATGACTCGACTGAGCCGTTTGGTCGGCACCTATGGCGGTTTCTTCGGAAATGGCTGCAATATGCTCCAGTTTCTCGGATACCTGCTGACTTACAAGGTTTTGTTCCTGCGCCGCATGGGCAATATGGGTGCCCGAATCATAGGCCTTATGCACAGACTGGCTGATGGTTTCCAGGGCTAAGTTGGCCTGCTCGGTTTTTTCCACACAGGCGTTTGCTTGGGCGCGTCCCATGTCCATGGCGGCTACGGCCTGCTCTGCCCCCTGTTGCAGCACTTCAATCATTTGCTGGATTTCACGGGTAGAGACTTGGGTGCGAGAGGCAAGGCTTCGTACTTCATCTGCCACCACGGCAAAGCCGCGTCCTTGTTCACCGGCTCGCGCCGCTTCAATCGCCGCATTGAGTGCTAGCAGGTTAGTCTGCTCGGCAATACCGCGGATCACATCGAGAATCGAACCTATGGAGGCACTGTCGGATTGTACTTTGTTGATCACTAGGCCCGCTTTGGCTACTTCGTCGGCGAGGGCCAAGATAGTGCGTTTGTTCTCTTCGGCGATGGCGCGCATATGCTGGGTTTCTTGATCGGCTTGTTTGATCTGTTCCAGCGCCTGATCGGCACTTAATGAAACCTGTTGTGCACTCGAGCTTAGCTCTGTGGTTGCCGTAGCGACTTGGTCAACTTGGCTCTTTTGCTCTTGGATGCCAGAGGTGGTTTGCGCTGTGATGGCTGAGGTTTGCTCTGCTGCCGCGGCCAGTTGGTTCGAGCGATCTAGGATGCCAATAATCAACCCACGTAGGCTATCTACCAGGCGATTACAGTTTTTAGCGAGTTCTGCAAACTCATCGTGGCCAGAGTCGTCTAGCTTGTGGGTTAAATTACCGGAGGCTAAGACATTAAGCGCATTATTCACTTGATTTAGTGAGCGTTTTAATGGGTTAACCACGGCGATACTGATAATAATGGCTGCGACTATCGCGATCAACACCACGATAATGGTTCTAAAACTTGCCGTATCAATTTTAGCTATGGTTTCTTGGCTCATATTGGCGGCAACCGACTCGATGTTATTACTGACATCTTCCATATTACGGTTGATGGTTTTTACATCTTTTTCAATGACGCTCAGTTGATTGTTCGATGTTTGAGTGTGTTTTAATTGGCTTGATTTCAGTAGCAGCATCGAGTTTGGCCCTTCGAAGAGGGCCAGCACTTTACCTATATCTTGGTTAATGGATTCTAAGGTCTCGGTATCAACGATACCCTCGGCATGGCGATTAACATATTCGAGCCTATTTTTAGTTTCGCCTAGGGTGTATTCGAGTTCCTTTGAAATCAGCTCATGCTTACTTATTTCATCGTTGCTGACTAAATCGGCAATTGTGGTAATGAGATTACCAAGGCTAGTGTCCATAGCACTTGCCGATGCCGCAAGGCTCTGGGCATCTGGATTTTGACTGGTTTCAAGATCGATCACATCGAGGAGAACCGAGGAGGCATCATCTGCGGCATTCTCGAGTTTTTTCTTCAAGCCAATCAATTGTTCTTGCTTGCTCAGGGCCGCTTCGCGTTCGGTGAACATCGCTAGGCTATCGCGCTCGAAGGCGGAGAAGCTGTCACTCAGTTGCGAGATAAGGGAAGGTAAATTTGTTTGGCTTTTGACCAATTGGGTGAGATTGACGATCTCGTTCTTAAATTGGCTGCTATGGTCATCGAATACCCGACGAATATCGGGAATATTAGCCGCTTTGGGGGCGTGATAGGCGATAAGAACCTGACGCTGTTGCTCACTTAAACTCTCGGTGAGATGGTTAGTCGCCTTAAGCGCTGGCAAGCTTAATTCTTGCATCATTGCCGAACTATCTTTGAGGCTTATATTGGTTAGATAGGAAGTAAATCCTAACAACACAAGTAAAAGCGTAACAATGCTAAACCCGCCAATAACTCTGGTGGCTACATTAACTTTCATAGGATACTCCGGTTATTATTATATTTTTCCAAATGAAAAGATTATAAAATTCAGGACTTAGGCGCACAGTCGTTTATCGACCAAAGCCGGCTTTAGTTTAACTCTTTTTTAACCTTTTTTGGGTAATTTTTTGGTCTTTTTCAAGATGCCATAGGGTGAGGTGTTCACCCCAGCAGCACCCCGTATCTAACGCTTTTAATTGGGGATCGTTGACTTTCCCCATCAGGGCAGCCCAGTGGCCAAAGACGAGTGTGTGGCTTTGACGTAGCGGCGATGTAAATTCAAACCAAGGGCGTAACTGTGGGTTCGTGCAATCCTCAGGGGGTTGCTTACAGGCAAAGTCTAAGTGCCCATCCACATAGAGATAGCGCATGCGGGTGAGCGCATTAATGCAAAAACATAATCGGTTGAGGCCTAATGTCGTCGGGTCCCAGCGATCGCACATATCTGAATACATTTGACCTATTAAAGCCTCAAGGTAATCAGCTTGTTTGAGGGCATGGCTGACCAGTGCCGATTCTTGCCTGAGAATATCGAGTGACCACTGAGGCGGAACGCCCGCATGGGTCATAATGACTCGCTGTTCGGGTAATTCCCGCATGAGCGGTTGTTGCCTCAGCCAATCAACCAAACCATCGATATCGGGTGCATTGAGCAGGGGAGTGAGGTTATCGCTGGGTTTATCCCGTTTTAATTTGCCATGGAGGGCGAGCAGATGCAGATCATGGTTGCCCAATACGGTTTTGGCCGAATCGCCGAGGGATTGAAAATAGCGCAAGGTGGCTAAGGAGTCTGGGCCCCGCGCAACAAGATCGCCCACAGCCCAGAGTTCATCTCGGGATGGGTTAAAGTCGACTTTGGCGAGTAATCTCTGTAATTCGACGAAACAGCCTTGAACATCACCAACAAAATAATGGGCCACAATATCCTTTCTACAGCTAAATCAATGTAATAGACCAGGCGTTGCTAAACGGAAGGGTTTAATGATCGCTTGAAAGCGTTCACCCGATTCGCTGACCATACCATAAGTGCCGTGCATGATGCCAAGGGGCGTATCCAGCACAGTGCCACTGGTGTATTGATAGGCAGTATTCGGGGGAATTGTTGGGGTTTCACCCACAACGCCTGCACCTTGAACTTCACTGATATTGCCATTGGCGTCGGTGATGATCCAATGGCGGGTTTCAAGTTTTGCCGCTTGATCGCCGAGGTTAATAATGGTGATGGTGTAACTGAAGAGGTACTTTTCATCCTCGGGGGAGGATTGTTGCTCAATATACTCAGTTTTGACTTCGACTCGAATAGAGGTATCCAATGCGCTCATTTTCATTCCTGCAATGAGGTTGGGCACTCAGTTGTGCCCAACATTCTTAGCCTAATTAAGCTCTTTTATCACATACCATGTTTGCCATCGCCACATATTGCTCGACGCTGATCTGCTCTGGTCGCTGGCTTTGATCTATGCCTAATTGCTCAAATTCTGCATCGCTCAGCATATGTTTGAGGTTATTGCGTAACGTCTTGCGGCGCATGTTAAATGCAGTAGTGCAAAGCTGGCGCAGCACGTTCACATCTTTACATGGGAAAGGCTTTTCTGCATAGGGTAAAAGGCGTACAACCGCAGAGTCCACCTTAGGGGCTGGCGTAAAGCTGTGGGGCGGGACTTCCAGTACGGGCACAACTTGGCAAAAGTACTGCGCCATAACAGTTAAACGGCCGTAGGCTTTGCAACCTGGGCTTGCCGATAAGCGTAGGACGACTTCCTTTTGTAGCATAAAGTGCATGGTTTCAATCTGCTCGGCAAATTCGAACAGGTGAAACATTAGAGGTGTTGAGATGTTATAGGGCAAGTTACCAAAAACTTTGAGTTTTTTACCAGGAACGCTGAGCTGACTAAAATCAAACTGCAGGGCATCGCCTTGGTGAATGGTCAACTTATCCTTAAGAACCGGATGTTGGTGCAAGCGTTCAACCAGATCGCGGTCTAATTCCACTACGGTTAAATTATCGACTGCGAGTGCGACGGGCTCCGTTAGGGCGCCAAGGCCCGGGCCGATTTCCACCATCACATGGTCATTATCGGGGGCGATAGCGCCCACAATGCGGTTAATCACATTGCCGTCGGTTAAGAAGTTTTGTCCAAAACGCTTTCTGGCCGTGTGGCCTAAATGTACTTTGTTGCTCATTAATAATGTAATCGTTTAGTTTTTTGAGGATAACTCAATGGCTTTATTCAGAGCACAGACAAAACTACCGATATCGGCCTTGCCTGTACCCGCGAGATCGAGCGCCGTACCATGGTCAACCGAGGTACGAATATAGGGTAAACCTAAGGTGATGTTTACCGATTTGCCAAATCCCTGTGACTTGAGAACGGGAAGCCCTTGGTCATGGTACATGGCCAAAACGACATCGGCGTCCCGTAGATATTTAGGTTGGAATAGGGTATCGGCCGGTAATGGGCCGACAATATTCATTTGATGCTCTTCCCTTAACTCATTCAGTGCTGGAATGATCACATCGATTTCTTCCCGCCCTAAATGTCCGTCTTCACCCGCATGGGGATTTAACCCACAGACATAGATTTTAGGTGAGCTAATGCCAAATTTACTAATAAGGTCGGCATGTAAGATCTTGATAATATGGTGCAATCTTTGACGTGTAATCGCCTTTGCCACATAGGCCAGCGGAATATGGGTGGTGACTAGCGCTACCTGCAATCCCGGTGTCGCCAGCATCATTACCACATCGGGGCAATTTGCTTGGTGGGCAAAAAACTCCGTATGGCCGCTAAAGGAAATGCCTGCTTGATTGATAATCCCTTTATGTACAGGGCCAGTGACAACGGCATCAAACTCGCCGCTCATGTTTTTTTCACCGGCATAGCGAAGGGTTTCAACTACATAGGCACTGTTCTGCTCATCGAGTTGACCACATATAGCCTGGCTGACTAATTTGAATGGCGCTATGGTTAAGGTGCCGGCCTCTTGGGGCCTTGGCGCTTGATCTGGCAGATAGGGACGAAAAGCCACTGGCAGGCCGAGTCGTTTTGCACGACTTGCCAATAATTCGGGATCCGCACAAACGACTAACTCAGCGGGCCAAGCCTGCTGAGCCAGTTGTACGACTAAATCGGGGCCGATACCAGCAGGTTCACCCGGGGTAACGGCAATACGTTTAGTGGTCAATTCTACTTAACCTCGGTTGGTCTCAGGCGCAAAGACTTCAATGTATGCGTCAGAACGCATTTCGTCTAGCCAGTTTTGCAGTTCTTCATTAAATTTGCGACGGAAGATCAATTGGTGCGCACGGTTGCTGTTGAACTGATCCGTGGCATCGGTTTTTCTGCGCTCTTCTAACTGAGTGATATGCCAGCCGTGGGTGGTACGGAAGGGTTCACTGATCTGATCTGGGCTTAAGCTATTGAGCGTTTGCGCAAATTCAGGCACATAAATGCTTGGCTCCGCCCAGCCCAGTTCGCCACCTTTGGTTGCAGAACCGGGATCTTCTGAGTATTGGCGGGCTAAGTCTTCAAACTTGGCTTCACCCGAACGGATTTGTTTTAGGAACTGCTCCAGCATGGCTTTAGCGCGGTCTTCAGACAGAATTGGGGATGGCTTGAGCAGAATATGACGGGCTCGGACTTCCTCAATCTCTTTGGTTTGTAGACCACGTGCATCCATGATCCTGATGATATGGAAACCCGCACCACTCTTGATTGGGCCTATAATGTCACCGGTTTTCGCACCGTTGATCACTTCAGCGAACAGGGTTGGCATTTCGTTGATGTTCATGTAATCCCAAATACCGCCTTCCAGTGCCTTAGGGCCCGAAGAAGATGCGATAGCGGTACGACGGAAATCTTCACCTGCCTTTAAACGTTCCAAGACGATGTTGGCACGTTTGCTTGAGGCTTCCAGCTGTTCACTGGTGGGATTGCTTGGCACGTCAATCAGAATGT from Shewanella putrefaciens includes these protein-coding regions:
- a CDS encoding threonine/serine exporter family protein, which gives rise to MMELLTILLHDAFFSAIPAVGFAMVFNVPKRFLPYCALAGAIGHSSRTLMLQFGLPIEWATFAAAAIIGTITIGFAKRHLAPPLMYAVAAIIPMIPGTYAFNTVIALVQLTAQSQVSQELTGQVISNGLKTVFILGALSVGLALPSLLYFRTRPVIQ
- the surA gene encoding peptidylprolyl isomerase SurA, which translates into the protein MKPSKHLIFALFALAISQPTLAAPQQLDHVAVQINDGIVLESEITNMIDTVKANAKAANQSLPSDSALRTQVIERLILTRLQLQMADRIGLHIGDLQLDQAIENIAREQKMSVAQMQQKIESEGLSFSQYREQLREEITLGEIQRIQVQRRIQVSPQEITSLVKLIQEQGMKDVEYQIGHILIDVPSNPTSEQLEASSKRANIVLERLKAGEDFRRTAIASSSGPKALEGGIWDYMNINEMPTLFAEVINGAKTGDIIGPIKSGAGFHIIRIMDARGLQTKEIEEVRARHILLKPSPILSEDRAKAMLEQFLKQIRSGEAKFEDLARQYSEDPGSATKGGELGWAEPSIYVPEFAQTLNSLSPDQISEPFRTTHGWHITQLEERRKTDATDQFNSNRAHQLIFRRKFNEELQNWLDEMRSDAYIEVFAPETNRG
- a CDS encoding methyl-accepting chemotaxis protein; translated protein: MKVNVATRVIGGFSIVTLLLVLLGFTSYLTNISLKDSSAMMQELSLPALKATNHLTESLSEQQRQVLIAYHAPKAANIPDIRRVFDDHSSQFKNEIVNLTQLVKSQTNLPSLISQLSDSFSAFERDSLAMFTEREAALSKQEQLIGLKKKLENAADDASSVLLDVIDLETSQNPDAQSLAASASAMDTSLGNLITTIADLVSNDEISKHELISKELEYTLGETKNRLEYVNRHAEGIVDTETLESINQDIGKVLALFEGPNSMLLLKSSQLKHTQTSNNQLSVIEKDVKTINRNMEDVSNNIESVAANMSQETIAKIDTASFRTIIVVLIAIVAAIIISIAVVNPLKRSLNQVNNALNVLASGNLTHKLDDSGHDEFAELAKNCNRLVDSLRGLIIGILDRSNQLAAAAEQTSAITAQTTSGIQEQKSQVDQVATATTELSSSAQQVSLSADQALEQIKQADQETQHMRAIAEENKRTILALADEVAKAGLVINKVQSDSASIGSILDVIRGIAEQTNLLALNAAIEAARAGEQGRGFAVVADEVRSLASRTQVSTREIQQMIEVLQQGAEQAVAAMDMGRAQANACVEKTEQANLALETISQSVHKAYDSGTHIAHAAQEQNLVSQQVSEKLEHIAAISEETAIGADQTAQSSHQVAKLAEELQASVGEFRV
- the cgtA gene encoding Obg family GTPase CgtA — protein: MKFVDEAVIRVEAGDGGSGCVSFRREKYVPDGGPDGGDGGDGGSVYLQADENFNTLIEFRFERFHMAERGENGRGRDCTGHSGKDLILKVPVGTRAIDHDTEEVLGDLTTHGQKLLVAKGGFHGLGNTRFKSSTNRAPRQKTLGTPGEVRSLKLELLLLADVGLLGMPNAGKSTFIRAVSRATPKVADYPFTTLVPNLGVVNPRPGQSFVIADIPGLIEGAAEGAGLGIRFLKHLERCRILLHIIDIEPIDGTDPVESARAIVGELEKYSPKLASKPRWLVFNKTDLLLEEELQEKVERIVKELEWEGDVYTISAYNREGTKELALKLLDYIMSLPPEDNEVNPDDEVEFKWDNYHQANLDSINEDYDDDFDDDFDDDDYDVEVIYQR
- a CDS encoding DUF3718 domain-containing protein, which translates into the protein MRLMPVALAALIGFSYVSVPATAKAAEADPLVASICDYVKANDKNRLRKKLKESRVKLRQIYSGISCDGQSLLRTAYGANANDAGEFVAKRLSVTELSVPEADGMTIQAWAEGNGHGASPITAAIKERLGAAAGGEEE
- the rplU gene encoding 50S ribosomal protein L21, with product MYAVFQSGGKQHRVAPGHTVRLEKLEVATGSTVEFDQVLLIADGETVHVGAPLVAGGKVVAEVVSHGRGEKVTIVKFRRRKHHDKKMGHRQWFTEVKITAINA
- the rsmA gene encoding 16S rRNA (adenine(1518)-N(6)/adenine(1519)-N(6))-dimethyltransferase RsmA, encoding MSNKVHLGHTARKRFGQNFLTDGNVINRIVGAIAPDNDHVMVEIGPGLGALTEPVALAVDNLTVVELDRDLVERLHQHPVLKDKLTIHQGDALQFDFSQLSVPGKKLKVFGNLPYNISTPLMFHLFEFAEQIETMHFMLQKEVVLRLSASPGCKAYGRLTVMAQYFCQVVPVLEVPPHSFTPAPKVDSAVVRLLPYAEKPFPCKDVNVLRQLCTTAFNMRRKTLRNNLKHMLSDAEFEQLGIDQSQRPEQISVEQYVAMANMVCDKRA
- the pdxA gene encoding 4-hydroxythreonine-4-phosphate dehydrogenase PdxA, with protein sequence MTTKRIAVTPGEPAGIGPDLVVQLAQQAWPAELVVCADPELLASRAKRLGLPVAFRPYLPDQAPRPQEAGTLTIAPFKLVSQAICGQLDEQNSAYVVETLRYAGEKNMSGEFDAVVTGPVHKGIINQAGISFSGHTEFFAHQANCPDVVMMLATPGLQVALVTTHIPLAYVAKAITRQRLHHIIKILHADLISKFGISSPKIYVCGLNPHAGEDGHLGREEIDVIIPALNELREEHQMNIVGPLPADTLFQPKYLRDADVVLAMYHDQGLPVLKSQGFGKSVNITLGLPYIRTSVDHGTALDLAGTGKADIGSFVCALNKAIELSSKN
- the rpmA gene encoding 50S ribosomal protein L27 yields the protein MAHKKAGGSTRNGRDSESKRLGVKRFGGESVLAGNIIVRQRGTKFHAGVNVGIGRDHTLFALTDGKVKFEVKGPNNRKFISIEA
- a CDS encoding symmetrical bis(5'-nucleosyl)-tetraphosphatase, producing MAHYFVGDVQGCFVELQRLLAKVDFNPSRDELWAVGDLVARGPDSLATLRYFQSLGDSAKTVLGNHDLHLLALHGKLKRDKPSDNLTPLLNAPDIDGLVDWLRQQPLMRELPEQRVIMTHAGVPPQWSLDILRQESALVSHALKQADYLEALIGQMYSDMCDRWDPTTLGLNRLCFCINALTRMRYLYVDGHLDFACKQPPEDCTNPQLRPWFEFTSPLRQSHTLVFGHWAALMGKVNDPQLKALDTGCCWGEHLTLWHLEKDQKITQKRLKKS
- the folA gene encoding type 3 dihydrofolate reductase — protein: MRIAMIAAMANNRVIGKNNKMPWHLPEDLRHFKAMTLGKPVVMGRKTFESIGRPLPGRHNIVISRQVDLVIEGVTCVTSFEAAKQAAGDCEELVVIGGGQLYAEVLPQADILYLTQIDLEVEGDTYFPEWNEEHWQETESLSSINADGLEYRFINLTKKC
- the apaG gene encoding Co2+/Mg2+ efflux protein ApaG, giving the protein MSALDTSIRVEVKTEYIEQQSSPEDEKYLFSYTITIINLGDQAAKLETRHWIITDANGNISEVQGAGVVGETPTIPPNTAYQYTSGTVLDTPLGIMHGTYGMVSESGERFQAIIKPFRLATPGLLH
- a CDS encoding threonine/serine exporter family protein; translation: MYADTQNDITRQVVRVAQLLLAYGAESDLVEEISQRLGQALGLASVELSISSNSLVLTSLVHGRCITTTRRIREHGINMTIVCELQRICLLAEKGLYGPNEVRKRLARIEPKTYPPLLVIVMIGLSCASFCHLFGGDIAASVITFFASAVGMSVRLAIAKRHFNLLVNFAVTAFVTSLIAQTGYLFSLSETPQSAMAASVLMLVPGFPMINAISDMVKGHMNVGISRWGHATLLTVSSVIGITIAMQLGGIFL